The following proteins are co-located in the Abditibacteriaceae bacterium genome:
- a CDS encoding NFACT RNA binding domain-containing protein, giving the protein MIFDSLMMAAVAHECESLVGARVREVWTGCGTRAEAATTEDSEPRALFLLLSTQSGHATLVIDTHPQRARLHLVQNAPQGGTPSPFSDAARRALRGARLVSIEQPHFDRALHFRFQARDAIGNAKTYTLVAELMNRRSNAVLIDENNTIIDALKRLPPFLNRARTVLPHRPYQPPPGSRQDPRAADWPALLGTVEIGPASDEKAWRELLGEFNGISPLVLKHLRFAVKQGEMPQHALETTFALPTQVFLCGNQPYPLDFGDCQKRDESLSELLEEYAERAAAAHEDEGRRAALSAHLARLEARVVAQRADLERARAHATEADAWQEQGTLVLSHLREVGEAAARGEEFVELPGENGMLRIAIEPKWPPADNATRLFNRAKRARKLAEAAPGREAQLDEEAARLTHLRERLVNADAREVETLADEMGWESGPKIASRSRQLQAAARPESKLRRVEVAGWTCVMGRNAEENQMLLSKVARPSDIWLHLSGRPSAHVLVKNQKGKTPPPEVLDEAARWLASTSLSRKASAGGERVEVIYTPAKWVRSVKGAPGKVTLQRHQTRLVTI; this is encoded by the coding sequence ATGATTTTCGATTCTCTGATGATGGCTGCGGTCGCACACGAATGCGAATCGCTGGTTGGCGCGCGCGTGCGCGAGGTTTGGACAGGGTGCGGCACGCGCGCCGAAGCCGCCACGACCGAAGACAGCGAGCCGCGCGCACTGTTCCTCTTGCTTTCGACGCAGAGCGGGCACGCAACACTCGTCATTGATACGCACCCGCAGCGCGCGCGCTTGCATCTGGTGCAAAACGCGCCGCAGGGCGGGACGCCTTCGCCCTTTTCCGATGCGGCACGGCGCGCTCTTCGCGGCGCGCGTTTGGTTAGCATCGAGCAACCGCATTTCGACCGCGCGCTGCACTTTCGTTTTCAAGCGCGTGACGCCATCGGCAACGCCAAAACCTACACACTCGTCGCCGAACTGATGAATCGCCGCTCTAACGCGGTTCTCATCGACGAAAACAATACCATTATCGACGCGCTCAAGCGCTTGCCGCCGTTTCTCAACCGCGCGCGCACCGTTTTGCCGCATCGCCCGTATCAACCGCCGCCGGGAAGCCGACAAGACCCTCGCGCAGCCGATTGGCCCGCGCTTTTAGGTACGGTCGAAATTGGCCCCGCTTCCGATGAAAAGGCGTGGCGCGAATTGCTAGGCGAATTCAACGGAATATCGCCGCTGGTGCTGAAGCATCTACGTTTCGCTGTCAAGCAGGGCGAAATGCCACAACACGCGCTCGAAACGACATTCGCCCTGCCGACGCAGGTTTTTCTGTGCGGCAACCAACCGTATCCGCTTGATTTCGGCGATTGCCAGAAGCGCGATGAAAGCCTGAGTGAACTGCTGGAAGAATATGCAGAGCGCGCCGCTGCCGCACATGAAGACGAAGGGCGTCGCGCGGCGTTGTCGGCACATCTGGCGCGATTGGAAGCGCGTGTTGTCGCCCAACGCGCCGATTTGGAACGCGCGCGCGCTCATGCGACTGAGGCCGACGCGTGGCAAGAGCAGGGGACGCTGGTGCTTTCGCATCTGCGCGAAGTGGGAGAAGCAGCCGCGCGCGGCGAAGAGTTTGTCGAACTGCCGGGCGAAAACGGCATGTTGCGAATTGCCATCGAACCGAAATGGCCGCCTGCCGATAACGCCACGCGCTTGTTCAATCGTGCCAAGCGCGCACGCAAGTTGGCTGAGGCCGCGCCCGGACGGGAAGCACAACTCGACGAGGAGGCCGCGCGTCTGACGCATCTGCGGGAACGGCTCGTAAATGCAGATGCGCGCGAGGTAGAAACCTTAGCCGATGAGATGGGCTGGGAAAGCGGGCCAAAGATTGCGTCGAGATCGCGGCAGTTACAAGCGGCGGCGCGGCCCGAGAGCAAATTGCGACGCGTTGAGGTCGCCGGTTGGACTTGCGTTATGGGCCGCAACGCCGAAGAAAACCAGATGCTGCTTTCTAAAGTGGCCCGCCCTTCGGATATTTGGCTTCACCTTAGCGGACGGCCATCTGCGCATGTGTTAGTAAAAAATCAGAAAGGCAAAACGCCGCCACCTGAAGTACTGGATGAAGCCGCGCGCTGGCTTGCCTCAACCAGTTTGAGCCGCAAGGCGAGC
- a CDS encoding aldo/keto reductase, whose product MQKRLLGRSGLEVSVLTMGCWQAGKSGWTNIEDDDTIAAMRAAFDAGINFFDTAEGYGSGYSERVLGKALEGIRDQVFIADKVDQSHLAKDLVRSACEESLKNLGTDRIDLYQIHWPAGSWGSPIVPIEETMTALEELRAEGKIRAIGVSNFNAQQVEEALQYGRIDSLQPPYSLFWRPFEENGTIQKCIDEGIGIIGYSPLAQGLLTGKFSKENRPGEGDNRSGNALFKGENYDNALAAVEQLKPIAERYNTTTGELSLAWLLAQPGVVSAITGARNAEQVKGNIGAANVQLSAEDIAAIDAIGRTVTDNLEEAKTNPWG is encoded by the coding sequence ATGCAAAAACGTCTTTTGGGCCGTTCGGGATTGGAAGTTTCAGTGTTAACCATGGGCTGCTGGCAAGCGGGCAAATCGGGCTGGACAAACATTGAAGACGACGACACAATCGCCGCCATGCGCGCCGCCTTCGATGCGGGCATCAACTTTTTCGATACTGCTGAAGGCTACGGTAGCGGCTATTCGGAGCGCGTGTTAGGCAAGGCGCTCGAAGGCATCCGCGATCAGGTTTTTATTGCGGATAAAGTCGATCAGTCCCATCTCGCGAAAGACCTGGTGCGTTCTGCATGCGAAGAGAGCCTGAAAAATCTGGGCACTGACCGCATCGATTTGTATCAGATTCACTGGCCGGCTGGTTCCTGGGGTTCGCCCATTGTCCCGATTGAAGAAACCATGACGGCGTTGGAAGAATTGCGCGCTGAAGGGAAAATTCGTGCTATTGGCGTATCGAATTTCAACGCGCAGCAAGTCGAAGAAGCGTTGCAATATGGCCGCATCGATTCGCTCCAGCCACCCTACTCGCTTTTCTGGCGCCCGTTTGAAGAGAATGGGACAATCCAAAAATGCATCGATGAAGGAATCGGCATCATCGGGTATTCGCCGCTTGCGCAAGGCTTGCTAACCGGCAAGTTTTCCAAAGAAAATCGTCCCGGCGAAGGCGACAACCGCTCGGGCAATGCGCTTTTCAAAGGCGAGAACTACGACAACGCCCTCGCTGCCGTTGAACAGCTCAAGCCGATTGCCGAGCGCTACAACACCACGACTGGCGAGCTTTCTCTGGCGTGGCTCCTTGCGCAGCCGGGTGTAGTTTCGGCCATCACCGGCGCACGTAACGCCGAGCAGGTGAAAGGCAACATCGGCGCGGCCAACGTTCAACTTTCGGCAGAAGATATCGCTGCAATTGACGCTATCGGACGCACCGTTACCGATAATCTGGAAGAAGCGAAAACCAATCCGTGGGGATAA
- a CDS encoding BadF/BadG/BcrA/BcrD ATPase family protein, producing MNFRIGIDGGGTTTRAVVIDTHNTALGRGEAGSSNHYSVGPDHAMANIRRAVDGALSQAQILEREVVSWGLGLAGVCSDAEQSLVRTRLESVAGEMPLAIEEDAVAAWAGAFGGEAGAICIAGTGANCFGRNEAGESARADGLGPLLGDRGSGYSIGEAALRAVCAADEGSGPPTSLLTPVLQKLEVVSVAQLVQLVYRPDFKRDRVASVVPIVFEHANADDAVARRVLENAGDALAATTLAVMRRLGLSRVAPVGGVLSQSSPLRERYESVLHGEIPDIKIEEARYDAAIGAALLL from the coding sequence ATGAATTTCCGAATTGGAATCGATGGCGGCGGCACAACAACACGCGCTGTTGTTATTGACACGCACAACACAGCTTTGGGGCGCGGCGAAGCCGGATCAAGCAATCATTACAGCGTCGGGCCGGATCACGCGATGGCCAACATCCGGCGCGCCGTCGATGGAGCCTTATCACAGGCGCAAATTCTCGAACGAGAAGTTGTCAGTTGGGGCCTTGGGCTGGCCGGAGTCTGCTCCGATGCGGAACAAAGTCTGGTGCGCACGCGGCTGGAATCGGTTGCGGGCGAAATGCCGCTTGCGATCGAAGAAGATGCCGTCGCAGCGTGGGCGGGCGCGTTCGGCGGCGAAGCGGGTGCGATTTGCATTGCCGGAACCGGCGCGAACTGCTTCGGGCGCAATGAGGCTGGAGAAAGTGCCCGCGCCGATGGCCTGGGCCCGTTGCTGGGCGACCGTGGCAGCGGCTATTCCATCGGTGAAGCGGCCTTGCGCGCGGTTTGCGCGGCCGATGAAGGCAGCGGCCCTCCAACGTCATTGCTCACGCCTGTCCTGCAAAAGCTAGAGGTCGTGTCGGTCGCGCAACTGGTGCAGCTTGTGTATCGTCCCGATTTCAAGCGTGACCGCGTCGCTTCGGTTGTCCCTATCGTTTTTGAACACGCCAATGCCGATGATGCGGTGGCGCGACGTGTGCTGGAAAACGCTGGCGACGCGCTTGCGGCGACGACTCTCGCTGTTATGCGTCGCTTAGGTCTTTCCCGAGTGGCACCTGTTGGCGGCGTGCTGTCGCAAAGCTCACCCTTGCGCGAGCGTTACGAAAGCGTGTTGCATGGGGAAATCCCCGACATCAAAATCGAGGAAGCACGCTACGATGCCGCCATTGGGGCCGCGCTTTTGCTGTAA
- the pyrF gene encoding orotidine-5'-phosphate decarboxylase: protein MNQPQTNQNRPPFFAALDVPSAGEALTLAETLRPHVGGFKVGLELFVAAGPQIIEQIGAPDVFLDLKFHDIPNTAAGAARSAARLGTMMFNVHCLGGFDMMRAAADAARAENATSKIIGVTVLTSHDRPSLARLGLDDEPETVVRRLALLAREAGLDGVVCSAREIAAVRAECGDDFLLVTPGIRPAGGEMGDQKRTMTPREALDAGASWLVIGRPITAASDPADAARRVFEA from the coding sequence ATGAATCAACCTCAAACCAATCAAAATCGTCCGCCGTTTTTTGCAGCGCTCGATGTGCCTTCGGCAGGCGAAGCCCTCACGCTCGCCGAAACGCTGCGTCCGCATGTCGGCGGCTTCAAAGTCGGGCTGGAACTTTTTGTGGCTGCCGGCCCGCAAATCATCGAGCAAATCGGCGCGCCCGATGTCTTTCTCGACCTGAAATTTCACGACATTCCCAACACCGCTGCCGGTGCCGCACGCAGCGCCGCCCGGCTGGGCACGATGATGTTTAACGTACATTGTCTGGGCGGTTTCGACATGATGCGCGCGGCAGCCGATGCGGCCCGCGCGGAAAACGCGACGTCAAAAATTATTGGTGTGACAGTTCTCACCTCGCACGACCGCCCTTCGCTAGCGCGTCTGGGATTGGACGACGAGCCGGAAACGGTGGTGCGTCGTCTCGCGCTTCTGGCGCGCGAAGCCGGACTCGACGGCGTCGTGTGTTCAGCGCGCGAAATCGCCGCAGTGCGCGCCGAATGTGGCGACGACTTTCTGCTGGTGACGCCGGGCATTCGTCCGGCAGGCGGCGAAATGGGCGACCAGAAGCGCACGATGACGCCGCGCGAAGCACTCGATGCCGGTGCGAGCTGGCTCGTTATTGGACGCCCGATTACGGCAGCGTCCGATCCGGCAGACGCCGCACGCCGCGTTTTCGAGGCATAA
- a CDS encoding response regulator, with protein sequence MRVLIVDDNEELREFMALCLTEAAVDAEAVGTPEEALAAIETERFNLVAVDSVLGEADGIALVEQIRGTRAGKKLPVIVMSTISTALARRMAQSAGSNEFLVKPFGQMQFIEQVKSLAR encoded by the coding sequence ATGCGCGTTTTAATTGTGGACGATAACGAAGAATTGCGTGAATTTATGGCGCTTTGCCTCACCGAAGCCGCCGTCGATGCCGAAGCTGTGGGAACTCCCGAAGAAGCGCTCGCTGCCATCGAAACCGAGCGTTTTAATCTGGTTGCCGTCGATTCCGTTCTGGGCGAAGCCGACGGCATTGCCCTTGTGGAGCAAATTCGCGGAACGCGGGCCGGAAAAAAGTTGCCTGTCATCGTGATGAGCACGATTTCGACAGCGCTCGCGCGACGCATGGCCCAAAGCGCTGGAAGCAACGAGTTTCTGGTGAAGCCATTCGGGCAAATGCAGTTCATCGAGCAAGTGAAATCCCTTGCTCGTTAA
- a CDS encoding BON domain-containing protein, whose amino-acid sequence MFRKPPSKLEQLQDSVVHALDNLRDAVADLPADRVAHSTNDKLKAVAQTQRQLGETVSEKTEVLRARAGDATHTAAAVAARGAQTVAHTAQNATGALSGAATTVAGAVTGAVGGIGGAASNIAHSVGERLHLIHQEPSKAEIAAQHAHNVREAAAQHAHEWSEAAQNAAASVAAIAAERAARAKNIVVRRKVEVPAPVEVQYEETSSRWIWISVGILAGAALALLLAPTTGRRSRALISDKLSDAKKGAGALGGAAAGKIGDIKRRTEGAIHNRFPGGEDDADDNTIADRVRTTLGEAPATRNLERLNVDCVDGLVTLRGPLADAALQAEIEAVVRGVKGVREVKLDLLTDESENDAPTFVG is encoded by the coding sequence ATGTTTCGTAAACCGCCTTCAAAACTCGAACAACTTCAAGATTCGGTCGTGCATGCGCTGGACAATTTGCGCGATGCCGTCGCCGATTTGCCTGCCGACCGCGTCGCACACAGCACGAACGACAAACTCAAAGCCGTCGCCCAAACACAGCGCCAACTGGGCGAAACCGTGTCGGAAAAAACTGAAGTTCTTCGCGCACGCGCAGGCGACGCTACACACACCGCAGCCGCAGTTGCTGCGCGAGGTGCCCAAACGGTCGCTCACACGGCGCAAAACGCTACAGGAGCCCTTTCCGGCGCCGCAACAACTGTTGCTGGTGCCGTCACCGGCGCTGTTGGCGGAATCGGCGGCGCAGCGAGTAACATCGCGCATTCGGTCGGCGAACGCTTGCACCTTATTCATCAGGAACCATCGAAGGCCGAAATTGCGGCGCAGCACGCGCACAACGTCCGCGAAGCTGCCGCCCAACACGCACACGAGTGGAGTGAAGCCGCACAAAATGCGGCGGCTTCGGTTGCCGCAATTGCCGCCGAGCGTGCTGCACGCGCCAAGAATATTGTAGTGCGGCGTAAAGTCGAAGTCCCCGCGCCGGTTGAAGTGCAATACGAAGAAACTTCTTCGCGCTGGATCTGGATTAGTGTCGGCATTCTGGCCGGAGCTGCGCTTGCGCTGCTTCTTGCCCCAACTACGGGTCGCCGCAGCCGCGCCTTGATTTCCGACAAGCTGAGCGATGCGAAAAAAGGCGCCGGAGCGCTTGGCGGAGCAGCGGCTGGGAAAATTGGCGACATCAAGCGCCGCACCGAAGGCGCGATTCACAATCGCTTCCCCGGTGGCGAAGATGACGCCGACGACAACACCATTGCCGACCGCGTACGAACGACGCTCGGCGAAGCGCCAGCAACGCGCAATCTGGAGCGTCTAAACGTTGATTGTGTTGATGGTCTCGTGACTTTGCGGGGGCCGTTGGCCGATGCAGCCTTACAAGCGGAAATTGAAGCCGTTGTACGCGGCGTCAAAGGCGTGCGCGAAGTGAAGCTCGATTTGCTCACCGATGAATCGGAAAACGACGCGCCGACGTTTGTTGGCTAA
- the efp gene encoding elongation factor P — translation MAISTSDFKTGLTIEYEGNVYQIIDFQHVKPGKGGAFVRSKLRNLMSGTTVDKTWRAGDKLDSAIVERRKVEFLYRDGDDLHFMDMESFENSTLPAKQVGDVVKFLKENTEVQLMTWKEHLLNVELPQTMEYVITQSEPGVKGDTAQGGSKPATLETGAVVTVPLFVNEGERIRVDTRTGNYIERVK, via the coding sequence ATGGCGATTTCAACTTCAGACTTTAAAACCGGCCTGACGATCGAATACGAAGGAAACGTTTATCAAATTATCGACTTCCAGCATGTGAAGCCCGGTAAAGGCGGCGCGTTCGTGCGCTCCAAGCTCAGGAACCTGATGAGCGGCACCACGGTGGACAAAACTTGGCGAGCGGGCGACAAACTGGATTCTGCCATCGTCGAACGCCGCAAGGTCGAATTCCTTTACCGCGACGGCGACGATTTGCACTTCATGGACATGGAATCTTTCGAGAACTCCACGCTTCCCGCCAAGCAAGTCGGCGACGTAGTGAAGTTCCTTAAGGAAAACACCGAAGTGCAGCTGATGACGTGGAAAGAGCATCTGCTCAACGTCGAATTGCCGCAAACGATGGAATATGTCATCACACAAAGCGAGCCGGGCGTGAAAGGCGATACCGCGCAGGGTGGCAGCAAGCCCGCGACGCTCGAAACCGGCGCTGTTGTTACGGTTCCGTTGTTCGTTAATGAAGGCGAAAGAATTCGCGTCGATACGCGCACCGGAAACTACATCGAACGAGTCAAATAA
- a CDS encoding type II secretion system F family protein, with amino-acid sequence MIERGELLTVCRQIGSMMEAGVDILRITRVLRAQTENPHLLQAYDALDHDLTMGFGLADAMARAPEVWSPFAVSLVQQGEARNDLAGAFNQIADFMAREESDHAAAQSSSEDDSEDGAPVDGSNRGVSSPLTVIALDGLLDRLQTLGLRSLTLFAGLLLTLASVWWAVEIQFIERRWLNVTLFSVAALFMGGAGVLVQRRLESERRREARCSFCGVYSPNGEGLERAPRFQGAAICPRCAAIIARRYGEIDEAKTADAKGVEEKSKEPARNGTAPVSPKVSEKTTVAPSSDWAEAEETYD; translated from the coding sequence ATGATTGAACGCGGCGAGTTGCTCACGGTTTGCCGTCAGATCGGCAGCATGATGGAAGCGGGCGTCGATATTCTGCGCATCACGCGTGTGCTGCGCGCGCAAACCGAGAACCCGCACCTGCTGCAAGCCTACGACGCGCTCGATCACGACCTGACGATGGGCTTTGGCCTCGCTGACGCGATGGCGCGCGCGCCCGAAGTTTGGTCGCCGTTTGCCGTTTCGCTCGTGCAGCAAGGCGAGGCGCGCAACGACCTTGCGGGTGCGTTCAACCAGATCGCCGACTTCATGGCGCGCGAGGAAAGCGACCACGCGGCGGCGCAAAGCAGCAGTGAAGACGATAGCGAGGACGGCGCACCCGTCGATGGTTCCAACCGAGGTGTTTCATCGCCGCTGACGGTCATTGCACTTGATGGGCTGCTCGACCGTTTGCAAACGCTGGGGTTGCGTTCGTTGACGCTTTTCGCGGGCCTGCTTCTGACGCTTGCTTCGGTGTGGTGGGCTGTTGAGATTCAATTCATCGAGCGGCGCTGGCTCAATGTCACATTGTTCAGTGTGGCGGCGCTTTTTATGGGCGGCGCGGGTGTTCTGGTGCAACGCCGTCTGGAAAGCGAACGACGCCGAGAAGCCCGTTGTTCGTTTTGCGGCGTTTACAGCCCGAATGGTGAAGGATTAGAACGCGCGCCACGTTTTCAGGGTGCGGCAATTTGCCCGCGTTGTGCAGCGATTATCGCGCGGCGTTACGGCGAAATCGACGAAGCTAAAACTGCGGATGCGAAGGGCGTCGAAGAAAAGAGCAAAGAGCCTGCACGCAACGGAACTGCACCTGTGTCGCCAAAAGTTAGCGAGAAGACAACCGTTGCGCCTAGCAGCGACTGGGCCGAAGCCGAAGAGACTTACGATTAA